In the Oncorhynchus tshawytscha isolate Ot180627B linkage group LG17, Otsh_v2.0, whole genome shotgun sequence genome, one interval contains:
- the net1 gene encoding neuroepithelial cell-transforming gene 1 protein isoform X2 codes for MVAYDELGSLVPIKRTLQAIDCQNRGNKDSEEPSNKRVRPLGRVTSLANFISPVRNGAVRRFGQTIQSISFRGDGNGGKTPGVPQKPCSKAAAPTPPKRRNSTLWSETLDVHQKGTFSTKEIKRQEAIFELTRGEQDLIEDLQLARKAYHDPMLKLSIMSEEELSHIFGDLDAYIPLHEDLLAQLATATGPDGTVGQIGQIVVSWLPGLNAYRDYCSNQVAAKALLDQKKQDRRVQDFLQRCLESPFSRKLDLWSFLDIPRSRLFKYPLLLKEILKHTTPEHPDTPHLELAITIIQGVLSDINMKKGESESQYYIDKLEYLDDRQRDPRIDQCKSLLCHGELRNKSGTKLHVFLFTELLVMTRPVTRNEHHCFQVYRQPIPVQDLVLEDLQDGDVKMGGSFRGAFSNSDKAKNIFRVRFHDPSRGQSHTLQVNDVFHKQQWLNCLRSAISVHHSADVTTPTSSPAADAHSKRHSSKISSVIHTEEADENCPLTPAGATSASSSLCGDETPSPTSTSPSSSSPSSRSSSSSSSPLSSPSPKHKTKKDKRSLCALGKRKETMV; via the exons ATGGTGGCTTACGATGAACTGGGTAGCTTGGTGCCTATCAAACGGACTCTACAAGCTATAGACTGTCAGAACCGAGGCAACAAAGACTCAGAG gaacCCAGCAACAAGCGTGTCCGTCCTCTCGGCAGAGTGACCTCGCTGGCTAACTTCATCTCCCCCGTGAGGAATGGGGCCGTCCGGCGCTTCGGCCAGACCATCCAGTCCATATCCTTCCGGGGCGATGGCAACGGTGGCAAGACGCCGGGCGTGCCCCAGAAGCCATGCAGTAAGGCGGCGGCGCCCACGCCGCCCAAGAGACGCAACAGCACGCTGTGGTCGGAGACCTTAGACGTCCACCAGAAGGGCACCTTCTCCACCAAGGAGATCAAGAGACAGGAG GCCATATTTGAGTTGACTCGCGGAGAACAGGACCTGATTGAGGACCTCCAGCTCGCACGCAAG gcgTACCACGACCCCATGCTGAAGCTGAGTATCATGTCGGAGGAGGAGCTGAGCCATATCTTCGGGGACCTGGATGCCTACATCCCCCTCCACGAGGACCTGCTGGCTCAGCTGGCCACAGCCACCGGCCCCGACGGCACCGTGGGACAGATAGGTCAAATCGTCGTCAGCTGG ttGCCAGGGCTGAATGCATACCGAGACTACTGCAGTAACCAGGTGGCGGCCAAGGCCCTGTTGGACCAGAAGAAACAGGACCGGAGGGTGCAGGACTTCCTGCAGCGCTGCCTGGAGTCTCCCTTCAGCAGGAAGCTGGACCTGTGGAGCTTCCTTGACATCCCCCGCTCCCGCCTGTTCAAATACCCCCTCCTGCTCAAAGAGATCCTCAAACACACGACGCCCGAGCATCCTGACACGCCCCACCTGGAGCTAGCG aTCACCATCATCCAGGGTGTGTTGTCTGACATCAACATGAAGAAGGGTGAGTCAGAGAGCCAGTACTACATAGACAAGCTGGAGTATCTGGACGACAGGCAAAGAGACCCGCGCATCGACCAGTGCAAGAGTCTGTTGTGTCACGGCGAGCTACGCAACAAGAGCGGAACA AAGCTGCATGTGTTCCTGTTCACAGAGCTGTTGGTGATGACCCGGCCTGTGACGCGGAACGAGCACCACTGTTTCCAGGTGTACCGGCAGCCAATCCCGGTGCAGGACCTGGTGCTGGAGGACCTGCAGGATGGAGACGTCAAAATGGGTGGCTCCTTCAGAGGAGCATTCAGTAACTCAGACAAAG CCAAGAACATCTTCCGTGTGCGTTTCCATGACCCGTCTCGGGGCCAGTCCCACACGCTGCAGGTCAACGACGTCTTCCACAAGCAGCAGTGGCTCAACTGCCTGCGCAGCGCCATCTCCGTCCACCACTCCGCTGACGTCACCACACCCACTTCCTCCCCGGCAGCCGACGCCCACTCCAAGCGGCACTCCTCCAAAATCTCCTCCGTCATCCACACGGAGGAGGCCGACGAGAACTGCCCTTTGACGCCCGCAGGTGCAACGTCCGCCTCCAGTTCGCTATGCGGGGACGAGACCCCCAGTCCCACCTCAACGTCTCCCTCCTCATCGTCTCCCTCCTCccgctcctcatcctcctcttcatcaccacTATCCTCCCCGTCGCCCAAACACAAAACCAAAAAGGACAAGCGCTCCCTCTGTGCTTtagggaagaggaaggagaccATGGTGTAA
- the net1 gene encoding neuroepithelial cell-transforming gene 1 protein isoform X1, translating to MKRKFTIDDETSPEINNNSKSRPGLRRGSSFTFLTPGPQWDFSLKRKCREKDESDAVSLCSFDFKEPSNKRVRPLGRVTSLANFISPVRNGAVRRFGQTIQSISFRGDGNGGKTPGVPQKPCSKAAAPTPPKRRNSTLWSETLDVHQKGTFSTKEIKRQEAIFELTRGEQDLIEDLQLARKAYHDPMLKLSIMSEEELSHIFGDLDAYIPLHEDLLAQLATATGPDGTVGQIGQIVVSWLPGLNAYRDYCSNQVAAKALLDQKKQDRRVQDFLQRCLESPFSRKLDLWSFLDIPRSRLFKYPLLLKEILKHTTPEHPDTPHLELAITIIQGVLSDINMKKGESESQYYIDKLEYLDDRQRDPRIDQCKSLLCHGELRNKSGTKLHVFLFTELLVMTRPVTRNEHHCFQVYRQPIPVQDLVLEDLQDGDVKMGGSFRGAFSNSDKAKNIFRVRFHDPSRGQSHTLQVNDVFHKQQWLNCLRSAISVHHSADVTTPTSSPAADAHSKRHSSKISSVIHTEEADENCPLTPAGATSASSSLCGDETPSPTSTSPSSSSPSSRSSSSSSSPLSSPSPKHKTKKDKRSLCALGKRKETMV from the exons AAGCGGAAGTGCAGAGAGAAGGATGAGTCTGATGCGGTCAGCCTGTGCAGCTTTGACTTCAAG gaacCCAGCAACAAGCGTGTCCGTCCTCTCGGCAGAGTGACCTCGCTGGCTAACTTCATCTCCCCCGTGAGGAATGGGGCCGTCCGGCGCTTCGGCCAGACCATCCAGTCCATATCCTTCCGGGGCGATGGCAACGGTGGCAAGACGCCGGGCGTGCCCCAGAAGCCATGCAGTAAGGCGGCGGCGCCCACGCCGCCCAAGAGACGCAACAGCACGCTGTGGTCGGAGACCTTAGACGTCCACCAGAAGGGCACCTTCTCCACCAAGGAGATCAAGAGACAGGAG GCCATATTTGAGTTGACTCGCGGAGAACAGGACCTGATTGAGGACCTCCAGCTCGCACGCAAG gcgTACCACGACCCCATGCTGAAGCTGAGTATCATGTCGGAGGAGGAGCTGAGCCATATCTTCGGGGACCTGGATGCCTACATCCCCCTCCACGAGGACCTGCTGGCTCAGCTGGCCACAGCCACCGGCCCCGACGGCACCGTGGGACAGATAGGTCAAATCGTCGTCAGCTGG ttGCCAGGGCTGAATGCATACCGAGACTACTGCAGTAACCAGGTGGCGGCCAAGGCCCTGTTGGACCAGAAGAAACAGGACCGGAGGGTGCAGGACTTCCTGCAGCGCTGCCTGGAGTCTCCCTTCAGCAGGAAGCTGGACCTGTGGAGCTTCCTTGACATCCCCCGCTCCCGCCTGTTCAAATACCCCCTCCTGCTCAAAGAGATCCTCAAACACACGACGCCCGAGCATCCTGACACGCCCCACCTGGAGCTAGCG aTCACCATCATCCAGGGTGTGTTGTCTGACATCAACATGAAGAAGGGTGAGTCAGAGAGCCAGTACTACATAGACAAGCTGGAGTATCTGGACGACAGGCAAAGAGACCCGCGCATCGACCAGTGCAAGAGTCTGTTGTGTCACGGCGAGCTACGCAACAAGAGCGGAACA AAGCTGCATGTGTTCCTGTTCACAGAGCTGTTGGTGATGACCCGGCCTGTGACGCGGAACGAGCACCACTGTTTCCAGGTGTACCGGCAGCCAATCCCGGTGCAGGACCTGGTGCTGGAGGACCTGCAGGATGGAGACGTCAAAATGGGTGGCTCCTTCAGAGGAGCATTCAGTAACTCAGACAAAG CCAAGAACATCTTCCGTGTGCGTTTCCATGACCCGTCTCGGGGCCAGTCCCACACGCTGCAGGTCAACGACGTCTTCCACAAGCAGCAGTGGCTCAACTGCCTGCGCAGCGCCATCTCCGTCCACCACTCCGCTGACGTCACCACACCCACTTCCTCCCCGGCAGCCGACGCCCACTCCAAGCGGCACTCCTCCAAAATCTCCTCCGTCATCCACACGGAGGAGGCCGACGAGAACTGCCCTTTGACGCCCGCAGGTGCAACGTCCGCCTCCAGTTCGCTATGCGGGGACGAGACCCCCAGTCCCACCTCAACGTCTCCCTCCTCATCGTCTCCCTCCTCccgctcctcatcctcctcttcatcaccacTATCCTCCCCGTCGCCCAAACACAAAACCAAAAAGGACAAGCGCTCCCTCTGTGCTTtagggaagaggaaggagaccATGGTGTAA